In one window of Tellurirhabdus rosea DNA:
- a CDS encoding Wzz/FepE/Etk N-terminal domain-containing protein has protein sequence MGKTQPITFSLIVATAWRERRTLAAGTLLAALVGVVYALLAPVEYVSEVRIMPELQARSALNLKRFGALAEMAGIDLPAVGSTEAIRPDLYPDVLKSTPFTLFLLNQPVVSADQRRHRSLATYLTVGSPDWLADLLGREEIRVPLPGGESARLRLSREQEELVSEVKERVLSDLDKQTGIIIIRVKMPDAEIAAQVNQFAVNYLTRYVIDYRTEKSRQDLAFLRQRQQEARHRYERAMLNLTGYKDRNRYLVSQVAGVEERKLQAEFDLAQTLVNSITHDYEQVRLKVQEETPILKVLEPPQVPTRRSAPRRTRLVLLFGLLGGLGSLAWVTGKNVNQNKYEQVSGITGARIG, from the coding sequence ATGGGGAAGACGCAGCCGATCACATTCAGCCTCATCGTCGCTACGGCCTGGCGGGAACGCCGGACGCTGGCGGCAGGCACGCTCTTGGCGGCTTTAGTGGGGGTGGTGTATGCGCTGCTGGCCCCGGTCGAGTACGTTTCGGAGGTTCGGATCATGCCGGAGCTACAGGCCCGGTCGGCTCTGAATCTGAAGCGGTTTGGTGCTTTGGCCGAAATGGCGGGCATTGATCTTCCGGCCGTGGGCAGCACCGAAGCCATTCGGCCGGATTTGTACCCGGATGTGCTGAAAAGCACCCCGTTTACGCTGTTCCTGCTGAACCAGCCGGTCGTCAGTGCCGACCAGCGCCGCCATCGGTCGCTGGCCACATACCTGACGGTCGGCTCGCCGGACTGGCTGGCCGACCTGCTGGGCCGCGAGGAAATTCGGGTTCCGCTGCCGGGGGGCGAGTCGGCCCGGTTGCGTTTGAGCCGGGAGCAGGAAGAACTGGTCAGCGAGGTAAAAGAACGGGTGCTGTCGGATCTGGACAAGCAGACGGGTATTATCATCATCCGGGTTAAAATGCCGGACGCGGAAATTGCCGCGCAGGTAAATCAGTTCGCTGTGAATTATTTAACCCGTTATGTGATTGATTATAGGACAGAGAAGTCGAGGCAGGATCTGGCATTTTTGCGGCAGCGGCAGCAGGAAGCCCGGCACCGGTACGAACGCGCGATGCTGAACCTGACCGGCTACAAAGACCGCAACCGCTATCTGGTGAGCCAGGTGGCGGGCGTTGAAGAACGAAAATTACAGGCCGAATTTGATCTGGCACAAACGTTAGTAAATAGCATTACCCACGACTACGAACAGGTGCGGCTGAAGGTACAGGAGGAAACGCCCATTCTGAAGGTGCTGGAACCTCCCCAGGTGCCGACTCGCCGCAGTGCGCCCCGGCGAACCCGCCTCGTTCTGCTGTTTGGCCTGCTGGGCGGACTGGGCAGTCTGGCGTGGGTAACAGGAAAGAATGTCAACCAAAACAAATATGAGCAAGTTAGTGGAATCACAGGTGCCCGTATCGGGTAA
- a CDS encoding nucleotide sugar dehydrogenase, with amino-acid sequence MSKLVESQVPVSGKIAIVGLGYVGLPLAIEFGKKYDVVGYDINSQRVAELQQGIDKTREADAAALRSATSLRFSSSKADIADCTIFIVTVPTPVDVYKKPDLRPLLSATRDIGTVLKKGDLVIYESTVYPGCTEEDCVPVLEKESGLVYNVDFFCGYSPERINPGDKIHTLTTIKKVTSGSTPEIARFVDDLYSSIVTAGTHLAASIKVAEASKAIENAQRDVNISFVNELALMFDRMGIDTNDVLEAAGTKWNFLPFRPGLVGGHCIGVDPYYLLHKAESLGYYPQVILSGRRINDAMGVFVASKMVKLMIRKEQAINGARVLLLGITFKENCPDIRNSRVIDIYTELTQFGIQVDVYDPWANPEEVKHEYGIDLIDEPTGTYDGIIVAVSHKQFRSLNYDALRTEKTVVYDLKAMLEKDLVDSRL; translated from the coding sequence ATGAGCAAGTTAGTGGAATCACAGGTGCCCGTATCGGGTAAAATTGCCATTGTCGGACTCGGTTATGTTGGTCTGCCCTTAGCGATTGAGTTCGGAAAAAAATACGACGTCGTTGGCTATGATATTAACAGCCAGCGCGTGGCCGAACTTCAGCAGGGTATCGACAAAACCCGGGAAGCTGATGCGGCAGCCCTCCGGTCGGCAACCAGCCTGCGTTTTTCCAGCAGCAAGGCGGATATCGCCGACTGCACCATTTTCATCGTAACGGTTCCCACACCCGTTGACGTTTATAAAAAACCGGATTTACGGCCCCTGCTGAGTGCGACCCGCGACATCGGTACCGTGCTGAAAAAAGGCGATCTGGTCATCTACGAATCGACCGTGTACCCGGGCTGTACGGAAGAAGACTGCGTTCCGGTGCTGGAAAAGGAATCCGGCCTGGTCTACAACGTGGACTTTTTCTGCGGCTACTCGCCCGAACGGATTAATCCCGGCGATAAGATTCACACGCTGACGACCATCAAAAAAGTGACCTCCGGCTCCACGCCCGAAATTGCCCGCTTTGTGGACGATCTGTACAGCTCCATCGTAACGGCCGGCACGCACCTGGCGGCATCGATCAAGGTGGCCGAGGCGTCCAAAGCGATTGAAAATGCCCAGCGCGATGTCAACATTTCGTTTGTGAACGAACTGGCGCTGATGTTCGACCGCATGGGAATTGATACCAACGACGTGCTGGAAGCCGCCGGAACGAAGTGGAACTTCCTGCCTTTCCGGCCCGGTCTGGTGGGCGGGCACTGCATCGGCGTTGACCCCTACTACCTGCTGCATAAGGCGGAGAGCCTCGGCTATTATCCGCAGGTTATCCTGTCGGGCCGCCGAATCAACGATGCAATGGGTGTTTTTGTCGCTTCCAAGATGGTCAAGCTGATGATTCGTAAAGAACAGGCCATCAACGGCGCGCGGGTACTGCTGCTGGGAATCACGTTCAAGGAAAACTGCCCGGACATCCGGAACTCCCGCGTCATCGACATTTACACCGAACTGACGCAGTTTGGCATTCAGGTCGATGTATATGACCCGTGGGCCAACCCGGAGGAAGTAAAGCATGAATACGGCATCGACCTGATCGACGAGCCGACCGGAACGTACGACGGTATCATTGTGGCCGTCTCGCACAAGCAGTTCCGGAGCCTGAATTATGACGCCCTGCGCACTGAAAAGACGGTCGTCTACGATCTGAAGGCCATGCTGGAAAAGGATCTGGTGGACAGTCGCCTGTAA